ATATGGAGCACCGCCGCCAGTATCTGGAACGGATGACGCAGCTTTCAGCGGCTGCTGTGCCGGAGTTAGAAGCTACTCCTGACGTGATGGAAGAGGGCGATCGCTCGTCTGACTAGTCCATGGTTGATCGTCGAGGGTGTGATCTAGAGATCTAGGTCAAGTCCCTCGGTGCCCTTAGCCATGGTGCCAGTCACGTTTTTTCATAATCCACCATTCAGAGATAGAGACCCAAGCTATGAAGACATTACCCAAAGAGCGCCGGTACGAAAATCTGTCCTACCTGCCCCCTCTGACGGATCAGCAAATTGCTCGTCAAGTCCAGTACATGCTCGATCAAGGCTTCATTCCTTGCATCGAGTTCAACGAAACCTCTGAACCCACCGAGAACTACTGGACGATGTGGAAGCTGCCCCTATTTGGCGTTGCTTCTGTGCAGGATGTGTTGGCAGAAGTGAACGAATGCCGCACCGAATATCGCGACTGCTATGTGCGTGTTGTGTCCTTTGATAACATCAAGCAATGCCAAACCCTAAGCTTCATCGTCCACAAGCCTGGTGCAGGCGGCGGTTTCCGCTACTAAGGTGAGACGTAAGTTTGAGGTTTCAGTCTTGAGATCTCAGGGTTGGTGCCGCAACGGCCGTTATTGATCCTACGTTTGGAACAATAGCAGC
The DNA window shown above is from Candidatus Obscuribacterales bacterium and carries:
- a CDS encoding ribulose bisphosphate carboxylase small subunit; this translates as MKTLPKERRYENLSYLPPLTDQQIARQVQYMLDQGFIPCIEFNETSEPTENYWTMWKLPLFGVASVQDVLAEVNECRTEYRDCYVRVVSFDNIKQCQTLSFIVHKPGAGGGFRY